A genomic region of Vitis vinifera cultivar Pinot Noir 40024 chromosome 7, ASM3070453v1 contains the following coding sequences:
- the LOC100244186 gene encoding isoamylase 2, chloroplastic produces MTTLIPSLVIRPCCVNCGARDSSKLVAATHYICGNKVAHGLEKMDLERKEILGVVAQNATRNCFRNINWKVSATSHIAIEETENRYSTTESEELESRLNYLFLTEIGGQVKVIVGKKNKKYIVSIEVSSLQLYNSDNKLILSWGVFRSNSSCFMPVDFQNLVPEVGSNTTEIPFMERSSGSFALKLDFEANHAPFYLSFLLKSTLDTDLSSSDIRSHRKTNFCIPVGFGRGYPAPLGLSFSSDGSPNFAFFSRNAGGVVLCLYDGTSDKPALEIDLDPYVNRTGDIWHASMESVGSFVSYGYRCKEANLQDSGETLHTEHVHLDPYAKLIRNSFSDDHGLKPQPRLGELQKEPAFNWNDDVHPYIPMEKLVVYRLNVMHFTKDESSQVASDLAGTFSGLMEKLHHFKDLGVNAVLLEPIFSFDEQKGPYFPFHFFSPMNVYGPSSGPVSTINSVKEMVKRLHANGIEVLLEVVFTHTAESGALQGIDDSCYYYVNGDADLGIRNALNCNYSIVQQMIVDSLRYWVTEFHVDGFCFINASSLLRGFHGEYLSRPPLVETIAFDPLLSKTKIIADCWDPRNMLPKEIRFPHWKRWAEVNTRFCNDVRNFLRGEGLSDFATRLCGSGDIFMDGRGPAFSFNFTTKNFGLPLVDLVSFSSSELASELSWNCGDEGPTNKTTVLERRLKQIRNFLFILYVSLGVPILNMGDECGQSSGGSPAYGDRKPFNWNSVKTGFGIQTIQFISFLSSLRSRRSDLLQRRSFLKEESIDWHGSDQSPPRWDDPSSKFLAMTLKAENMEGQLPSESSSIKGDLFIAFNTADRSVKVILPPPPTGMVWHRLVDTALPFPGFFTADGEAILKKKSGLVTYKMESHSCALFEANTLDG; encoded by the coding sequence ATGACAACATTAATACCATCACTTGTAATTCGTCCCTGCTGTGTGAACTGTGGAGCAAGGGATTCGTCTAAATTGGTAGCTGCCACCCATTACATCTGTGGAAACAAGGTCGCCCATGGTTTGGAGAAAATggatttggaaagaaaggaaattcTTGGTGTAGTTGCTCAAAATGCCACAAGAAATTGTTTTCGGAATATTAACTGGAAGGTGTCTGCTACATCACACATTGCTATTGAAGAAACTGAAAACAGATACTCTACAACTGAAAGTGAAGAACTAGAAAGCAGATTAAATTATCTATTTTTGACTGAAATTGGTGGTCAAGTGAAGGTAAttgttggaaagaaaaataagaaatacatAGTGTCTATTGAAGTTTCATCCCTGCAACTTTATAATAGCGACAATAAGCTAATACTGAGTTGGGGTGTCTTCAGATCCAACTCCTCTTGTTTCATGCCTGTGGATTTTCAGAATTTAGTTCCAGAAGTTGGATCCAATACCACTGAGATCCCATTCATGGAAAGATCTTCTGGCAGCTTTGCACTCAAGTTGGACTTCGAAGCAAATCATGCCCCTTTCTATCTCTCATTTCTACTGAAGTCTACATTAGATACAGATTTGAGTAGCTCAGACATTAGAAGCCATAGGAAGACAAATTTTTGCATCCCCGTTGGTTTTGGTAGAGGGTATCCAGCTCCTCTAGGTCTCTCCTTCTCAAGTGATGGTTCTCCAAATTTTGCCTTTTTCTCAAGAAATGCAGGTGGTGTGGTTCTGTGCTTGTATGATGGCACATCAGACAAACCTGCTTTAGAGATTGATCTTGATCCATATGTCAACCGAACTGGTGATATTTGGCATGCATCAATGGAAAGTGTTGGGTCATTTGTGAGCTATGGGTATCGCTGCAAGGAGGCTAATCTTCAGGACAGTGGAGAAACGTTGCACACAGAGCATGTTCATTTGGATCCATATGCTAAGCTTATTAGGAACTCCTTTTCTGATGATCATGGACTTAAACCTCAGCCACGTCTTGGAGAATTACAGAAAGAACCTGCTTTCAATTGGAATGACGATGTTCATCCTTACATACCAATGGAGAAACTAGTGGTATACCGGCTAAATGTGATGCACTTTACCAAGGATGAGTCCAGTCAGGTTGCTTCTGATCTTGCAGGAACCTTCTCTGGTCTGATGGAGAAGCTGCACCATTTCAAAGATCTTGGAGTGAATGCAGTCTTGTTAGAGCCCATTTTCTCATTTGACGAGCAAAAAGGACCGTATTTCCCATTCCATTTCTTTTCACCAATGAATGTATATGGACCTTCCAGTGGCCCTGTATCTACTATTAATTCTGTGAAGGAGATGGTGAAGAGATTGCATGCCAATGGAATAGAGGTCTTACTGGAAGTTGTTTTCACCCATACCGCCGAGAGTGGAGCACTGCAGGGAATTGATGACTCGTGCTATTATTATGTGAATGGGGATGCGGATTTAGGAATCAGAAATGCTTTGAATTGTAACTATTCCATTGTCCAACAGATGATTGTGGATAGTCTTCGATATTGGGTAACCGAGTTTCATGTAGATGGGTTTTGTTTCATAAATGCATCATCTCTGTTGAGGGGGTTTCATGGTGAATACTTGTCTCGCCCTCCTTTGGTTGAGACTATTGCTTTTGACCCATTACTCTCAAAGACCAAGATCATTGCAGATTGCTGGGATCCTCGAAACATGTTGCCAAAGGAAATTCGTTTCCCACATTGGAAGAGATGGGCAGAAGTGAATACAAGATTTTGCAATGATGTAAGAAATTTTTTGAGGGGTGAGGGACTGAGTGACTTTGCAACACGGCTTTGTGGGAGCGGGGACATCTTCATGGATGGGCGAGGCCCAGCGTTCTCCTTCAATTTTACTACCAAGAACTTTGGACTTCCTCTTGTGGACTTAGTCAGCTTCAGTAGCAGCGAGCTAGCTTCTGAACTGAGTTGGAATTGTGGAGACGAAGGCCCCACAAATAAAACCACTGTCCTGGAAAGGCGACTTAAACAAATTCGTAATTTTCTCTTCATCTTGTATGTTTCCTTGGGTGTTCCCATCCTTAACATGGGAGATGAGTGCGGCCAGTCTTCTGGAGGTTCACCTGCATATGGTGACAGAAAACCTTTCAATTGGAATTCTGTCAAAACTGGTTTTGGAATTCAGACCATTCAGTTTATTTCATTTCTGAGTTCGCTAAGATCGAGACGTAGTGATCTTCTTCAGAGGAGGAGCTTCTTGAAAGAGGAAAGCATTGATTGGCATGGAAGCGACCAGTCTCCACCAAGATGGGATGACCCATCAAGCAAATTCCTGGCTATGACATTGAAAGCTGAGAACATGGAGGGGCAGCTGCCTTCTGAGTCTTCAAGCATTAAGGGTGACTTGTTCATTGCCTTCAATACAGCTGACCGCTCGGTAAAAGTAATTCTTCCCCCACCTCCCACAGGGATGGTATGGCATCGGTTAGTTGACACAGCTCTTCCATTTCCAGGATTTTTCACAGCAGATGGTGAGGCCATCTTAAAGAAGAAATCTGGATTAGTTACTTATAAAATGGAGTCTCATAGCTGTGCTCTATTTGAAGCCAATACCCTGGATGGTTGA